In the Nitrospirales bacterium LBB_01 genome, one interval contains:
- a CDS encoding thiazole synthase, which produces MDDKLIVASIEIKSRLWVGTGKYKDFEETARAIEASGADIVTVAVRRVNITDRKSPNLLDYIDPKKYKILPNTAGCYNVEDALRYARLGREAGVSDMVKLEVIGDEKTLFPDVCGLLKATEILAKEGFIVLPYTSDDPITAQRLVDAGAAAVMPLGAPIGSGLGIRNPYNIKIILELIKNLPIVVDAGVGTASDAAEAMELGCDAVLINTAIAGAKDPIMMAEAMKHAVIAGRYAYKSGRIPRKLYASASSPIEGML; this is translated from the coding sequence ATGGACGATAAACTTATTGTGGCTTCAATAGAAATAAAATCCCGGCTTTGGGTCGGAACCGGTAAGTATAAGGATTTTGAGGAGACGGCACGGGCTATTGAGGCCTCAGGGGCCGACATTGTAACTGTGGCTGTGCGAAGGGTTAACATTACTGACAGAAAATCCCCAAACTTGCTTGACTACATTGACCCCAAAAAGTACAAAATCCTGCCTAATACCGCAGGGTGCTATAATGTGGAGGATGCCCTTAGATATGCGCGTCTTGGGCGTGAGGCAGGGGTCTCCGATATGGTTAAACTTGAGGTTATTGGGGATGAAAAAACTCTGTTTCCTGACGTTTGCGGACTGCTTAAGGCTACTGAGATTTTAGCTAAAGAGGGTTTTATCGTGCTCCCTTACACAAGCGATGATCCTATAACGGCACAAAGGCTTGTTGACGCTGGAGCTGCTGCCGTTATGCCTCTTGGCGCTCCAATTGGCTCAGGGCTTGGTATCAGAAATCCCTATAATATCAAGATAATCCTTGAGCTTATAAAAAACCTGCCCATTGTGGTAGATGCCGGTGTGGGTACGGCCTCGGATGCGGCAGAGGCGATGGAACTGGGCTGTGATGCCGTGCTTATTAACACGGCTATTGCCGGAGCAAAGGATCCAATTATGATGGCTGAGGCGATGAAACACGCCGTAATTGCCGGACGCTATGCGTACAAGTCCGGACGAATACCTCGGAAACTCTACGCATCTGCAAGCAGCCCCATTGAAGGAATGCTGTAG
- a CDS encoding type II toxin-antitoxin system HicB family antitoxin, whose product MRDYHINIFYSENDNGYIADIPDLEACSAFGETPDEALHEVQQAKKLWIEAAQAAGKPIPSPEYKPVIYQAASA is encoded by the coding sequence ATGCGTGATTATCATATAAATATTTTCTATTCGGAGAATGACAACGGATATATCGCCGATATTCCCGACCTTGAGGCATGTTCCGCATTTGGCGAGACACCTGATGAGGCATTGCATGAAGTTCAACAGGCCAAAAAACTATGGATTGAGGCTGCACAGGCAGCGGGAAAGCCTATCCCATCGCCAGAATATAAGCCGGTTATCTATCAAGCGGCGTCAGCTTGA
- a CDS encoding HNH endonuclease, producing the protein MPFNEALKIKIRKKAHLACCLCKSMGVEVHHIIPQEEGGADTEDNAAPLCPSCHETYGANSQKRKFIREARDLWYEICEKRFAADPHRLDDMQRLLENIESHVQSSNYPLLPFALFYTLRHTTTPATIERTFQNVQGYKSLKSDILKLVGTVQLGGHGFYNPIELSPNESHCKLDKKAIASLIENHSGFGESVIKGPMETTIEFFFTNAKSEPDKPSLVLEKAFEDKPRNVGSLELFDDVIFQDVFATGWEVTNPSKRAWSINHLQGAKVCLQMKFMSFDDINLRRSPRFHNLHMYFGKSTPHILFLKAAQFIHLNVMEDPHPVAKWNFSNIGMTAREMLMRYEFQIDDELFFNQLSQIV; encoded by the coding sequence ATGCCATTTAATGAAGCGTTAAAAATAAAAATTAGAAAGAAAGCTCACTTAGCCTGCTGTCTATGCAAGTCAATGGGTGTTGAAGTTCACCATATTATTCCTCAAGAGGAAGGTGGTGCTGACACCGAAGACAATGCTGCACCGCTTTGCCCCTCTTGTCACGAAACCTATGGTGCTAACTCGCAAAAGCGCAAGTTCATTCGAGAAGCACGTGATTTATGGTATGAGATTTGTGAGAAGCGCTTTGCTGCCGATCCTCATCGCCTTGATGACATGCAAAGGCTACTTGAAAATATCGAGTCTCATGTCCAGAGTTCAAACTATCCATTGTTGCCCTTTGCGCTATTCTATACGCTTCGCCATACAACTACCCCTGCCACCATTGAACGTACTTTCCAGAACGTACAAGGTTACAAGTCTCTGAAATCTGATATCCTAAAGCTTGTTGGAACAGTGCAGCTTGGCGGTCATGGCTTCTATAATCCAATTGAATTAAGCCCAAATGAATCTCACTGCAAATTAGATAAAAAAGCCATTGCTTCCCTGATCGAGAATCATTCTGGTTTTGGAGAGTCTGTTATTAAAGGTCCAATGGAGACAACTATTGAATTCTTTTTCACAAATGCGAAATCAGAGCCTGACAAACCTTCGCTGGTTCTTGAAAAAGCCTTTGAGGATAAGCCACGAAATGTCGGTAGCCTTGAACTATTCGATGATGTGATTTTTCAGGACGTCTTTGCAACGGGGTGGGAGGTAACAAACCCTTCGAAACGGGCATGGAGTATTAACCATTTGCAGGGTGCGAAAGTCTGCTTACAGATGAAGTTCATGTCATTTGACGATATTAATCTTCGGCGATCACCTCGATTTCATAACCTTCATATGTATTTTGGCAAGAGCACTCCTCATATTCTATTTCTCAAGGCAGCGCAATTCATACATCTCAATGTTATGGAGGACCCTCATCCAGTGGCTAAATGGAATTTTTCCAATATTGGCATGACAGCAAGGGAGATGCTAATGAGATATGAGTTCCAGATTGATGATGAACTGTTTTTTAATCAACTGAGTCAAATTGTCTGA
- the thiD gene encoding bifunctional hydroxymethylpyrimidine kinase/phosphomethylpyrimidine kinase — protein sequence MTTALTVAGFDPTGGAGLQADIKAFHAHGVYALSVVSSITAQNTVGVSDVYAVEPHIFEKQLSVLLTDITPDAVKTGLLSTVDIVEILSRYIRKYNLKNLVIDPVTVSTSGKTLTEAGVFEAVKQTLLPLCTCFTPNISEAALYTGIEIKTTEDIETASGLLREFGVKNVIITGGQGLASATDTFYYGAEFIRMEAPLKLGTYHGTGCLYSAAIAANLAKGITAIESARLAKSFVTNAIDTLAIYPGGGMAILNV from the coding sequence ATGACCACCGCGTTAACCGTTGCAGGCTTTGACCCCACAGGCGGGGCAGGCCTTCAGGCGGACATTAAAGCGTTTCATGCTCACGGGGTTTATGCGCTTTCGGTAGTGTCTTCAATAACTGCCCAAAACACGGTGGGGGTTAGCGATGTCTATGCCGTTGAGCCGCATATTTTTGAAAAGCAGCTCTCTGTGCTGTTAACCGATATAACTCCCGATGCCGTTAAAACCGGACTTTTATCAACCGTTGACATTGTTGAAATTCTTAGCCGCTACATTAGAAAATATAACCTTAAAAATCTCGTTATTGATCCGGTAACGGTATCCACCTCAGGCAAAACTCTGACAGAAGCCGGAGTTTTTGAAGCAGTTAAACAAACACTTCTTCCGCTTTGTACGTGCTTTACACCAAACATCAGCGAGGCCGCTCTATATACCGGTATTGAAATAAAAACAACAGAGGATATAGAAACCGCTTCAGGGCTGTTAAGAGAGTTTGGAGTCAAGAACGTTATTATAACAGGCGGACAGGGTCTTGCAAGTGCTACGGATACTTTTTATTACGGAGCTGAATTTATAAGGATGGAAGCTCCTCTAAAGCTTGGCACATATCACGGCACCGGGTGTCTGTATTCGGCTGCAATTGCGGCAAATCTTGCAAAGGGAATTACTGCGATAGAAAGCGCCCGGCTTGCAAAATCCTTTGTAACAAATGCAATAGATACTTTGGCAATTTATCCCGGAGGCGGGATGGCAATTTTAAATGTCTAA
- the radA gene encoding DNA repair protein RadA: MSKIKTIFQCQSCGFSSPKWVGKCPDCGAWNSFIEEQEVQVKKGMSRPSSSSQAMPLSEIPINAEDRLSTGIEELNRVLGGGIVAGSLILIGGDPGIGKSTIVLQMLASLYKTNTNLKNISLYVSGEESLKQIKIRAGRLNVDNPEINVLSETCLENITEQIKSLKPAVVIIDSIQTMFTQDAPSAPGSVTQVRECALKLMFLAKSSMTTIFLIGHVTKDGAIAGPRTLEHIVDTVLYFEGDRGNPYRILRAVKNRFGSTNEIGVFEMRDMGLVEIINPSELFLSERPEGASGTAVVSTIEGTRPIMVELQALVSHSNTAMPRRTAIGVETNRVNLLIAVLEKVGGVHLGGMDVFLNVVGGLKINEPAFDLGIITAIVSSFKEKPVRDTLFVFGEVGLSGEIRGVSQAESRIKEGTKIGFKEAIIPDSTLQRLTFKPDIKITGVKNIEEAIEAAINY, encoded by the coding sequence ATGTCTAAAATAAAAACCATATTTCAGTGTCAATCGTGCGGGTTTAGCTCACCCAAGTGGGTTGGAAAGTGCCCGGACTGCGGAGCTTGGAACAGTTTTATAGAAGAGCAAGAGGTTCAGGTTAAAAAAGGAATGTCACGCCCTTCATCATCATCTCAAGCTATGCCTCTTAGTGAAATACCAATTAATGCCGAAGACAGGCTCTCTACCGGAATTGAGGAGCTTAACCGTGTGCTTGGTGGAGGAATTGTAGCAGGGTCACTGATTTTAATTGGCGGTGACCCCGGAATCGGCAAATCAACCATTGTGCTTCAGATGCTTGCCTCACTATATAAAACCAATACCAATCTAAAAAACATCTCCCTCTACGTCTCCGGCGAGGAGTCCTTAAAGCAGATAAAAATCCGCGCAGGCAGACTGAATGTGGACAATCCCGAAATAAACGTATTGTCGGAAACCTGTCTTGAAAATATTACTGAGCAGATAAAGTCGTTAAAGCCTGCCGTTGTAATCATTGATTCAATTCAAACTATGTTTACTCAGGATGCGCCATCGGCTCCGGGCTCTGTCACACAAGTGAGAGAGTGTGCGCTTAAGCTCATGTTTTTAGCAAAGAGTTCTATGACCACGATTTTTCTAATCGGACATGTCACTAAAGACGGAGCTATAGCAGGTCCTCGCACTCTTGAGCACATTGTGGATACTGTCTTGTATTTTGAAGGAGACAGGGGTAATCCGTATAGAATCCTACGGGCAGTGAAAAACCGTTTTGGTTCAACAAATGAAATCGGGGTGTTTGAGATGCGCGATATGGGACTGGTTGAGATAATAAATCCATCCGAGCTGTTTCTATCAGAGCGACCAGAGGGAGCCTCCGGCACCGCAGTTGTTTCAACGATAGAGGGAACCCGCCCGATTATGGTAGAGCTTCAGGCGCTGGTATCACACTCTAACACTGCAATGCCAAGAAGAACCGCCATAGGGGTAGAAACCAACAGGGTTAACCTATTGATTGCCGTACTTGAAAAGGTGGGCGGGGTGCATCTGGGCGGGATGGATGTGTTTTTGAATGTTGTCGGCGGGCTAAAAATAAACGAACCGGCATTTGATTTGGGTATTATCACGGCAATTGTCTCTTCATTTAAGGAAAAACCGGTGAGGGATACTCTTTTTGTCTTTGGCGAGGTGGGGCTTTCGGGTGAGATACGCGGAGTGTCTCAGGCAGAGAGTAGAATTAAAGAGGGCACAAAGATTGGATTTAAGGAGGCTATTATTCCTGATTCCACCTTGCAGCGCCTCACGTTTAAACCAGACATTAAAATCACAGGGGTTAAAAACATAGAGGAGGCAATTGAAGCCGCTATCAATTATTAA
- the murA gene encoding UDP-N-acetylglucosamine 1-carboxyvinyltransferase: protein MDKLLIRGGKALRGEVEISGAKNAALPIMAATILSPGLNTLYNIPELKDIKTMSTVLESMGGRVTRAEDGALTINTEGVETVEAPYELVKTMRASVLTLGPLMALFGYARVSLPGGCAIGARPINLHLMGLEKMGAEITLSQGYVVAKADKLKGADINFDTVTVTGTENLMMAAVLADGVTRLENAAREPEVCDLAAALIQMGAHITGVGTQVIEIEGVRELKPANYRVIPDRIETGTFLAFAGITGGDILIKSCEAAHIGAVIKKFAEAGLRISEEAGGLRVIGPHIGSLKAVEAATAPYPGFPTDMQAQLMALMCVADGTSVIRETIFENRFMHAAELRRMGAHIEIEDNLAIVKGVSRLLGAQVMATDLRASASLVVAALAADGETIIDRIYHLDRGYEKIEDKLSKLGADIQRVRD, encoded by the coding sequence ATGGATAAGTTATTAATAAGGGGTGGTAAAGCGCTAAGAGGAGAGGTGGAGATAAGCGGAGCCAAGAATGCAGCGCTTCCCATTATGGCAGCAACAATACTAAGCCCCGGACTAAACACCCTCTACAACATCCCAGAGTTAAAAGACATTAAAACCATGTCAACCGTGTTAGAGAGTATGGGTGGCAGGGTGACAAGGGCAGAGGATGGAGCGCTTACAATAAACACCGAAGGGGTGGAAACTGTTGAGGCTCCATACGAACTAGTGAAAACTATGAGAGCGTCGGTGCTGACTCTGGGGCCGCTTATGGCGCTTTTTGGTTATGCGCGTGTGTCGCTCCCTGGTGGCTGTGCAATAGGGGCACGTCCTATTAATCTTCACCTTATGGGGCTTGAGAAAATGGGAGCAGAAATCACCCTCTCGCAGGGTTATGTTGTGGCAAAAGCAGACAAACTCAAAGGGGCTGATATAAACTTTGACACAGTAACGGTCACAGGGACTGAGAACTTGATGATGGCCGCTGTGTTAGCAGATGGTGTGACGCGGCTTGAAAATGCAGCCCGAGAGCCTGAGGTCTGTGACCTTGCAGCTGCTTTAATTCAAATGGGCGCTCACATAACAGGGGTTGGAACACAGGTTATAGAAATAGAGGGGGTACGAGAGCTAAAACCTGCCAATTACCGAGTAATACCGGACAGGATAGAGACCGGCACATTTCTGGCTTTTGCAGGAATTACCGGAGGCGATATATTGATAAAAAGCTGTGAAGCTGCACACATTGGTGCTGTTATAAAAAAGTTTGCAGAGGCAGGACTTAGGATAAGTGAGGAGGCAGGTGGCTTAAGAGTAATCGGGCCGCATATCGGTTCTCTTAAAGCGGTAGAAGCTGCTACAGCACCATATCCTGGGTTTCCCACAGATATGCAGGCGCAGCTTATGGCACTGATGTGTGTGGCAGATGGCACAAGTGTCATAAGAGAGACAATATTTGAAAATCGCTTTATGCACGCAGCAGAATTAAGACGAATGGGAGCACACATAGAGATAGAGGACAATTTGGCGATAGTTAAAGGCGTCAGCAGACTTCTTGGCGCACAGGTCATGGCAACCGACTTAAGAGCCAGCGCATCTTTGGTTGTGGCTGCGCTTGCTGCAGACGGAGAGACTATTATTGACAGAATTTACCACCTTGACCGCGGTTATGAAAAGATAGAAGATAAACTCTCTA
- a CDS encoding BrnT family toxin, with protein sequence MVFEWSEEKRLKVLKERNLDFLKARYLFDGRHLHTVPSPRGEEERWVSIGRNRRSICCRCMDAT encoded by the coding sequence ATGGTATTTGAGTGGTCTGAGGAAAAGCGGCTTAAGGTTTTGAAAGAGCGTAACCTTGATTTTCTGAAAGCACGGTATTTATTTGACGGCAGGCATTTGCACACTGTTCCGTCGCCAAGAGGGGAAGAGGAGAGATGGGTTAGCATAGGGAGAAATAGACGGTCAATTTGTTGCCGTTGTATGGACGCTACGTGA
- the thiC gene encoding phosphomethylpyrimidine synthase ThiC, which yields MTTIESAKKGIITDDVKAVAQIESVSAEKISEDIAAGFTVITKNILHKIKPTGIGRGLTTKINANIGTSKDHVSVDGEMLKLEALVKYGSDAVMDLSTGGPIRDLRRMMTEKSPVPIGTVPIYEAAVMAVEKYGNIIKMTADDLFDIIEVHAKEGVDFVTVHAGLTRGTIEQLKAQGRILDIVSRGGSILLEWMILNDRENPLYEQYDRLLEISKKYDMTLSLGDGLRPGCLADATDRAQVEELITLGKLQKIALEHGVQVIIEGPGHVPLNQVEMNIKLQKSLCSGAPFYVLGPLVTDVGMGYDHITSAIGGAIAGAAGADFLCYVTPSEHVRLPDLDDVIEGVVASKIAAHAADIAKGLPSAIERDKKMARYRKNLDWEGQISMSFNPDKVRAMRAHLPPAQSDVCSMCADFCAIRTVERALHPDGKKSG from the coding sequence ATGACAACTATAGAGTCGGCAAAAAAGGGCATAATTACGGATGATGTAAAGGCTGTGGCGCAAATTGAGTCAGTGTCTGCTGAGAAAATATCGGAAGACATTGCGGCAGGTTTCACAGTTATCACAAAAAACATTCTGCATAAAATTAAACCCACAGGCATTGGCAGAGGGCTTACCACAAAGATAAACGCTAACATCGGCACATCCAAAGACCACGTGTCGGTGGATGGGGAGATGCTTAAACTTGAAGCTCTGGTTAAGTACGGCTCAGATGCCGTCATGGATTTATCCACTGGTGGGCCTATCAGAGACCTAAGACGTATGATGACTGAAAAATCCCCCGTTCCAATCGGCACCGTGCCCATATATGAGGCTGCCGTCATGGCAGTTGAAAAATACGGAAACATTATAAAGATGACAGCCGATGACTTGTTTGACATCATAGAGGTGCATGCAAAAGAGGGCGTGGATTTTGTAACGGTTCATGCCGGACTAACCAGAGGCACGATTGAGCAACTGAAGGCTCAGGGCAGAATCCTTGATATTGTAAGCCGCGGAGGCTCTATACTGCTTGAGTGGATGATACTAAATGACCGTGAAAACCCGCTCTATGAGCAGTATGACAGGTTGCTTGAGATTTCAAAAAAATATGACATGACCCTTAGCTTAGGTGATGGGCTCAGGCCCGGCTGCCTTGCCGATGCTACAGACAGAGCGCAAGTGGAGGAACTTATCACACTTGGAAAACTTCAGAAAATCGCTCTTGAGCACGGCGTGCAGGTAATAATTGAGGGCCCCGGGCATGTGCCGCTTAATCAAGTAGAGATGAACATAAAGCTCCAGAAGTCGCTCTGTAGCGGCGCTCCGTTTTATGTGCTGGGGCCGCTTGTTACTGACGTGGGAATGGGCTATGACCATATAACATCGGCCATAGGAGGGGCTATAGCGGGGGCCGCCGGCGCTGATTTCCTCTGTTACGTAACTCCCTCAGAACACGTTCGGCTTCCTGACCTTGACGACGTTATAGAGGGCGTTGTAGCTTCAAAAATAGCGGCACACGCCGCTGACATAGCGAAGGGACTTCCCTCAGCGATAGAGAGGGATAAAAAGATGGCGCGCTACAGAAAAAATCTTGACTGGGAAGGGCAGATTTCCATGTCGTTTAACCCGGATAAGGTCAGAGCGATGAGAGCGCACCTGCCTCCCGCACAATCCGACGTTTGCAGCATGTGCGCCGATTTTTGTGCTATCAGAACTGTTGAGCGGGCACTTCACCCTGACGGCAAAAAATCCGGATGA
- a CDS encoding type II toxin-antitoxin system HicA family toxin — MNRRKLLKEIIGNSKNIRFSYMVNLVGGFGFVLSRTEGSHHIFVCPDIPELLNLQNVKGQAKPYQIRQFLKLEDE, encoded by the coding sequence ATGAACAGGCGGAAATTACTTAAAGAAATCATTGGTAATTCTAAGAATATAAGATTCTCATATATGGTAAATCTTGTTGGAGGTTTCGGTTTTGTGCTATCAAGAACTGAAGGCAGCCACCACATATTCGTCTGTCCTGATATTCCTGAACTTCTGAACCTTCAAAATGTCAAAGGCCAGGCAAAACCGTATCAAATACGCCAGTTCCTGAAACTGGAGGATGAGTAA
- the cobB gene encoding hydrogenobyrinic acid a,c-diamide synthase (glutamine-hydrolyzing), whose translation MPVGRVAIAGLRGGSGKTTLSLGLLRLWRDIRNVVPFKKGPDYIDAGWLSQAANSQCYNLDTFIIPEDKILQSISKNSKDADFVLIEGNRGLFDGLDSKGTFSTASLAVLTDTPVILVVDCLKATTTVGVIVKGVVNFDSRVKIKGVVLNSVSNQRHESVIREAVETYSGVPVVGALKKTPTPLLPERHMGLVTADEHMQVERALTEISTLVKDSVDIEKVWEIGMGAGILNFPDLSETVYENREKVKIGVIKDTAFQFYYPENLDELIKAGAELIEISAVTQGDLPALDALYIGGGFPETNAIKLSENVQFKTQLKTAIENGLPVYAECGGLMFLSRSIAMNGKRYPMVGVFPMDFEMESKPQAHGYTVVETNRETTFFGKNVELRGHEFHYSRVSGLRDGEMSFAFKMKRGKGIFNGQDGVCYKNVIAAYTHLHALGAPEWVQGMITSAVRFKKAKGV comes from the coding sequence ATGCCGGTAGGCAGGGTGGCGATAGCCGGTCTTAGGGGAGGCTCAGGGAAAACCACGCTGTCGTTAGGGCTTTTAAGGCTTTGGCGTGACATCCGCAATGTTGTGCCATTTAAAAAGGGGCCTGACTATATCGACGCCGGATGGCTCTCTCAAGCTGCCAACTCACAGTGCTACAATCTTGATACATTTATCATTCCTGAAGACAAGATTCTTCAATCCATATCAAAAAACTCCAAAGACGCCGATTTTGTTTTGATAGAGGGTAACAGAGGTCTCTTTGACGGCCTTGACTCTAAGGGTACTTTCAGCACTGCCTCACTCGCCGTGCTTACCGACACGCCGGTTATCCTTGTTGTTGACTGCTTAAAGGCGACAACAACTGTCGGCGTGATAGTTAAAGGGGTTGTCAACTTTGACTCAAGAGTTAAAATAAAAGGTGTCGTGCTTAACAGTGTCTCTAATCAGCGCCACGAGTCGGTTATAAGAGAGGCTGTGGAGACATACTCAGGCGTACCGGTTGTGGGGGCGCTTAAAAAAACACCCACTCCGCTTCTACCTGAAAGACACATGGGGCTTGTAACTGCCGATGAGCACATGCAGGTTGAAAGAGCGCTAACTGAAATCAGCACACTTGTCAAAGACTCCGTAGATATTGAAAAAGTATGGGAAATAGGGATGGGAGCAGGCATTCTCAATTTTCCAGATCTCTCAGAGACAGTGTATGAAAACAGGGAAAAGGTAAAAATCGGAGTGATTAAAGATACCGCCTTTCAGTTTTATTATCCTGAAAATCTGGATGAGCTAATAAAAGCTGGCGCTGAGCTTATTGAGATAAGCGCAGTTACGCAAGGGGATTTACCCGCTCTTGATGCGCTCTATATTGGAGGCGGATTTCCAGAAACTAATGCAATTAAACTTTCTGAAAATGTACAATTTAAAACTCAATTAAAAACCGCAATAGAAAACGGACTTCCCGTATATGCCGAGTGCGGCGGCTTAATGTTCCTTAGCCGCAGCATAGCGATGAACGGTAAAAGATACCCAATGGTTGGAGTTTTCCCCATGGATTTTGAAATGGAGTCAAAGCCTCAAGCACACGGATACACTGTGGTTGAAACAAATAGGGAAACTACGTTTTTTGGCAAAAATGTGGAACTGCGCGGTCATGAGTTTCATTACTCTCGGGTAAGCGGACTACGTGACGGGGAGATGAGTTTTGCCTTTAAGATGAAACGCGGTAAGGGGATTTTTAATGGGCAGGATGGTGTATGCTATAAAAACGTGATTGCCGCCTATACTCACCTTCATGCCCTTGGGGCTCCGGAGTGGGTACAAGGAATGATAACTTCGGCGGTACGGTTTAAAAAAGCTAAGGGGGTATAG
- the thiS gene encoding sulfur carrier protein ThiS has protein sequence MIIKLNAEDYTVKGANTVKGLLDELDIQTERVAVELNLKVIKKADYQMTQIQDGDTVEIVNFVGGG, from the coding sequence ATGATAATTAAACTAAACGCAGAAGATTACACCGTAAAGGGGGCCAACACGGTTAAAGGGCTCCTTGATGAGTTGGATATTCAAACGGAGAGGGTCGCAGTTGAGCTAAATCTGAAAGTGATTAAGAAAGCCGACTACCAGATGACTCAAATTCAGGACGGCGACACTGTCGAGATTGTCAATTTCGTGGGGGGCGGATAG
- the thiE gene encoding thiamine phosphate synthase: MASIDFKLYLISDRSLINKPCCDVLEEALMAGVGAIQLREKDLNIKEIMVLAEKLRILTKKYNAKLFINDRVDVALAIEADGVHLTHNSIPILAARKIAGERLIIAQSTHSLEEAVSAQSKGADFITLGPIYETSSKLQFGPPIGALTITKVKKKVKIPVFAIGGIKTNNISEVLESGADGVAVISGILSSTDVFGETKKYLELLK, encoded by the coding sequence ATGGCAAGTATAGATTTTAAACTCTATCTTATAAGTGACCGTTCGCTCATTAACAAGCCCTGTTGTGATGTGCTTGAGGAGGCACTTATGGCAGGAGTAGGAGCTATTCAGCTCCGGGAGAAGGATTTAAACATCAAAGAAATAATGGTGCTGGCTGAAAAGTTGAGAATATTGACCAAAAAGTACAATGCCAAACTCTTTATAAATGACAGGGTGGATGTGGCACTTGCAATTGAGGCTGACGGAGTGCACCTAACACACAACAGTATTCCCATTTTAGCGGCAAGAAAGATAGCCGGAGAGAGGCTTATCATAGCGCAATCCACACATTCACTTGAGGAGGCTGTGTCAGCACAAAGCAAGGGCGCTGATTTTATAACGCTTGGGCCAATTTACGAAACATCGTCCAAGCTTCAGTTTGGCCCTCCTATAGGAGCGCTGACAATCACAAAAGTTAAAAAGAAAGTTAAGATACCGGTGTTTGCCATAGGCGGCATCAAGACTAACAATATAAGTGAGGTCTTAGAGTCCGGGGCTGATGGCGTAGCCGTGATTTCCGGAATCCTGTCGTCAACTGACGTGTTTGGCGAAACTAAAAAATACCTGGAGTTACTGAAATGA